The Theileria equi strain WA chromosome 2 map unlocalized gcontig_1105316255037, whole genome shotgun sequence genomic sequence AATTGTAGAGGGAAGAAGAAGTGAAATGCATCTGCAGAACCACGGTGGCGATGACACTTATTTGATGAGTCTAGATATGGAAGGTTTTGGATTCCACTCACTCAAATGCCCTGTTGATATCGTGCGTTCTTCAATCAAGAAGGGGAACGTTGAAGACGTTATAGAGTATGTAAAGAGGGTAATTTAAATATTAATACATTATCTTACGAGATATGCATACTGGGTATTAATTGTGTTGGTAAATTTGCCACGCTAGTTTCTTCACTGAAACGTCCTAGAAACTTGACAAGCAAGTGGGACTTTGACTTGGAAACGTGACAAATTCTTAAAAGGTAAAACGCAAATATAAATGGCAATGCATCCAAGTTTCACCAACATCTGGAAATGGCACCACAGTGACCGAAAATTCCATTTGGCATCCTTTTAAACAAAGCATTCTAGTCTTTGTGGAATGCAAAAGTTTGGCAGGAGCAATGTCCCGAGATGTAAAATGAATCTTTTAGAATAAACATTACTCTGAGGAGTAGGGAACAAATGTTTTACTGGTTAATCGTTTTCTGGGACCTCTGATTGGACCGTTTGAAAGCCCCTTCAAGTCTTGGATCATCATTTTAAAACTCATGCTATCTTCGACTTTTACCCACTTTCCATTCACTTTTCTATAGTTTGAATTGCGGTTGATACCTCCCATTCCGACTAAAAGAGTTAGCATCGTTTTGGAATCCTTAGAATATGTGTGAACACCAAGACATTTTCCTCCTTCCTTTACGGTCCAAATAACACCATCTGAATCCAAAACTTCCCTAATGCAGTGCCCAGATTTAGGGAAGTATGATACATTTATTAGTCCATAGTCATCGTTGGAGACAACATCAAAGTAAGCCATGTTCTCAGAACAGAGATCCAGAACGACCATACTTGGATGCTCCTCTCCAGAAGGACCGGGGGAAACAACAGTTGAATCTGATTCAAACGTATCAAAAGAGTCTGAATACATGCTCTGGCAATTTCCCCCTCCAACCACAGCGGCGATCTCATATTTCTCCGTGGATTTATCCTCTGAAGCTCCGACACAGCATTTAGGCCAGCCACAATGACAGAACTTTTGAGTTAAAAAGACGAGCATAAGTGTCTTGAACCTCATTTTGCTACTTTTGATTGACTTTACCAGTTGCTAGCCATGGGGTGTAGCTACTGCATGCAGATCGTTATATGTCCCTAGTGGCTAGGTAGGCAGCAGAATCTTGGATTGATAAGCGGGTATCCCTCTTAACAACGCGCTGTGTGCTCAAAAGTGGGAAAGGTGAGCGCCTAGGGGATCAACCTGCCATACAATCTGGGCGATGTAGGAACAGTTTATGTGGCTACTGTTTGTATAATGGGCGTTTTGTCTTTACAGCGAAGCTTACTCGTCTTGTAGCATGAAAAGGGGATGAAAATCGTCCTGAAATTAGTGAAAGATGAGACTGAGCCGTACAAATTGTCAGAATAGGGATTCGTGCCATGGACTTTATGTGAGCGCACGTATACATTTGTGAATCCTCTGGATCCATAATCGccatttcatcatttcaTCTTGGGCTATTCCACTATTTTACTACTTTAAATGCTGATGCACGAGGTTTGTCCCCTTGCTGTGGATCCACGTCGACGCTTCCCCTTGGCACGAATTTTAGGCGCAAATCCGAGACTATTCAGTGtacaacaaattacctaccccgtacgtaccggattgttatatgtgcgtgattagttcctacacccttgtagacactacagtttcctgtaggtttggggaataatcagaacaggcctttataaataagatttttcgattgtatttcgacctgaccttgatttcttgaccatttgagtttatcctcttactgaggattccagtaaatctcctagagagacttactggttcttcaacgattactataagcgccatagttttattaccgccttgctttttaaaagttatgtttatcccccgtctacactgggtagttttacaagtcgccacctgtttatataagaagaagttttttcgattaaattcaggtccacattgcaattcgtccagggttaacgctaaccttacgtcagctagattataataaagtcttctagtgccaagtatgtcattgttgaactctttgtcgtcagtttggaatgatgcacggtaggttgtaccagtttgtttaacgaGTAGTTTGGgtcctattcttccattatcatcatgtttttgttgctttttaagaggcaatatgtttccctgtttactctctgtatgatcgcaagctcgtacccatttagaaaagattttttgattagattcaggtaggcattgcccttcaacgagggataacgtagacctgttgtcagctacatcacttgttgatattaatgttggatttgtgacaccttttatcgtttcagctcgtgaagttgagatttcacTCGCTGCAGTTTGCATTCCGACGTTGTCGTCccctattgttttattcaggtgtgatgacttcctctggaggttccctCGGCTTAACAACGAGCCTAAAGGAGACCTTTCTTTGGGGCTCTGTACATCTATTTaggattttaatggttactccccgaccctctggtcgtttacgtgtcctgagtccttctttggagtcagaatacaatgttccACATATGCTTAATCGTTTGTCTATATGTGTACGGCTTATTTGCTCTGAATTGCTGTGGTAATGACAATTCCCCTTATTCCGACCGGAACCAATTTCCAATTTTTACTCAAGTTAGGGAGCCTAAGATggtgtattttagagaatatatctctaaaataagaaatatctaacaatcgatattttcaccaaaagatttcgactctTCAGTGTACCTAAATAGTATATATATCCGCCAATGTGCCTAATTCATGAGTATCTCCCCGGGAAACTGTGCATGCACGTACCTTGCATTATAGCAGCACCCTGGAACATAAAGTCAAAGTGCGAGAGAGCAGATTCCTCCGCTCTCTGCATGATCCTTGGCAAATATCCTACAAAAGACACAACATATTTGACAAGCTGGGGCTTGGACTAGACAAATAAACTTGAATTGCCCAAAATGccaaaaattttcattCTACCAAATCAGCCTTGTAAACGTTGTAGAGGAACCGTGCGGACGAAATATGAGCTATGCCGTCATAAATATTGGCCATAACCCGAGAAAACTCATAGAAGAGACCACTTATTCGTATACTGAAGGAGGAGCTCCAGTAAATGTCACAGAGTACGTGGATCCTCCAGGCCTCGCTGGCTACCGGAAATGCGTGCATGTTCCAGAAAAGGGCGTAAAGATCTTTTCGGTAAAGAATAAGCAAGAGCAAACCTATGGATTTGAATCGAACAAATACTCCGAGGCCACTGTATACCTCTGGAGGGAAGACAAAAGATACGAAAAGCCTCTCCTAGTCCAGCTAGGGAATAGCTACTTTCGATCCGACGACGGCCAATCGTGGACCCGCATTTCTCTATCTCCCTCTGAAATGGTCAAGATTCTTGACAGTGAAAACTGCAAGAGGAATGGAACCCACAAGATCGATTTATCAAAGGGTCACACATTTAATCGGAAAGATGCACCAAAAAGCTACAAATGCTCCAGTTgtaaagaggaagaaatcACCATAACATCTGAAAAATGCGACGGAGTCATCTACTCGTATCACGATACTTCAAAGGGCCTAGTTTCCAAAGTTGAGGACAATGGCGTAGACCAAAACGGGATTTTTGTCCCGCTTGGGACCTCTCGGGTATACCTCTTTTACGCAAGAAATCGCGGCAATAAATGCGTCCTGATAAACATGACGAAACCTAAAAATCTGTGGTACAGGAGGAAATCCAAACGTGGCTCTACTTGGGTCCAGGTGGAAAAGGGGAATGAGCCCATTGCCTACTTTGACTCCTTTGCCATCCTCAGCATCATACAGGGATCTTCAACAACTCCTCAGACGGCGTCGACATCCTACAGTCGCATTACCACTACAATGGCCTCCCTTGTGGCCACAATGGTCGTTGGATTTTTTGCGTGGGAAGGGCTCATGATGGTCAAGAACCCAGACAAGAGCTTAATCCTGGAAGTAAAGAACAAGTTTATAAAACCCGAGTAATTCTTGATCTCCATACATGGGTGTATAGCTCAGTCACAGGAGCAAAAACGTCACATTCTTTACACCAGAAATTCCACACTTTTCCCGTGCATGCAGTGTGACTTGTGTTTTTGGAAAAGTGGAGATGGTATGGAAAGCAAAGGGGGACTCTCAAAATCACTAAATGTAGAGTTACGCCTCCCTCATCCCACTTACCTTCCAGGTACCCTTCCACTTTCCACTAAtgttctaggtacccctaCTTTATTAGTACTCCTAGTGGGCTATCTAGGTACCTCTCCCTCTTTCATCTTGCCCAtcattctaggtacccctcATTCCCATCGGCTAATGGAGGTAGTAATGGCATCCTTCCAAACTTTTAGGCCCATAAATGCCTTTTATAGATTTCCATACTCTAAATATCGCTAGAATATCGACAGGCCAAAATTGACCCAAATCCTCCTTCTAGTCGGATAGTTGCAGGGATATTCGCGACTTATGGGTACACATTGGCCTAAAATCCTTTTGTGTACGAGGCAGGATGACAGTTGGAGTTTTGGAGCCGCGTACAGACGCAACACCCGAGTGGCACTTGCGGTGCTCTCCGGCCCTG encodes the following:
- a CDS encoding signal peptide containing protein (encoded by transcript BEWA_035560A) produces the protein MRFKTLMLVFLTQKFCHCGWPKCCVGASEDKSTEKYEIAAVVGGGNCQSMYSDSFDTFESDSTVVSPGPSGEEHPSMVVLDLCSENMAYFDVVSNDDYGLINVSYFPKSGHCIREVLDSDGVIWTVKEGGKCLGVHTYSKDSKTMLTLLVGMGGINRNSNYRKVNGKWVKVEDSMSFKMMIQDLKGLSNGPIRGPRKRLTSKTFVPYSSE
- a CDS encoding hypothetical protein (encoded by transcript BEWA_035570A) codes for the protein MQTAASEISTSRAETIKGVTNPTLISTSDVADNRSTLSLVEGQCLPESNQKIFSKWVRACDHTESKQGNILPLKKQQKHDDNGRIGPKLLVKQTGTTYRASFQTDDKEFNNDILGTRRLYYNLADVRWRLVKLPSVDGG
- a CDS encoding hypothetical protein (encoded by transcript BEWA_035580A); the protein is MSYAVINIGHNPRKLIEETTYSYTEGGAPVNVTEYVDPPGLAGYRKCVHVPEKGVKIFSVKNKQEQTYGFESNKYSEATVYLWREDKRYEKPLLVQLGNSYFRSDDGQSWTRISLSPSEMVKILDSENCKRNGTHKIDLSKGHTFNRKDAPKSYKCSSCKEEEITITSEKCDGVIYSYHDTSKGLVSKVEDNGVDQNGIFVPLGTSRVYLFYARNRGNKCVLINMTKPKNLWYRRKSKRGSTWVQVEKGNEPIAYFDSFAILSIIQGSSTTPQTASTSYSRITTTMASLVATMVVGFFAWEGLMMVKNPDKSLILEVKNKFIKPE